One window of the Eucalyptus grandis isolate ANBG69807.140 chromosome 8, ASM1654582v1, whole genome shotgun sequence genome contains the following:
- the LOC120286512 gene encoding serine/threonine-protein kinase-like protein CCR4: MLEPGEAIPMGTKSIKQMTSFRLLMLRDKHLSGCPENLRNDIKWLCGQENNLPATAERYGPAQPSIHDSSHANPAKNEKHHGPIETIFFRFRCKGAASRIWKINCRDTLPNFKCIVGTPHKLAQFLCLSGKCVMAIVHYSGKCVITIFHYSGKCVVAIVRKLTKGYRHFSGKCVMAIVRKLTQCLCLRHKRFDSDMLLEEYSVYPRLSDSFISHHFILLKCLLINFASQVFKKYSKAELGRATNDFRDEIGRGGAGSVYRGKLDDGQEVAIKWANVIEDGWGYKMFISEIQTLRHYRHNNVIRLLGFHARRSECALVYEYMNNGSLYSHLHTIRNPTFMLWNARIKVALDVARGIEYLHEFAGPRIVHRDIKSANILLDENWTAKLSDFGLSVLLPKGVDEFEQDRVAGTLGYLDPEYFHTRMLTTKSDVYAYGIVLLELLSGCKVLDRNEDGERLIVNTIVPCILQGNIGQALDPYMPTPAPFEMIAVEDMANLAVDCVRGRAFDRASMSCVVDRLRSALAQFPSELSDNTETSRSCKSSPYTHLPLSGENIQ, encoded by the coding sequence ATGCTTGAGCCTGGAGAGGCGATTCCTATGGGTACAAAATCCATCAAACAGATGACAAGTTTTAGACTGCTAATGCTTCGTGACAAACATTTATCTGGATGCCCCGAGAATCTTCGGAATGATATAAAGTGGCTCTGTGGGCAAGAAAACAACTTGCCAGCAACTGCAGAGAGATATGGTCCTGCGCAGCCTAGTATTCATGATTCCAGTCACGCCAACCCTGCTAAGAATGAGAAGCATCATGGTCCGATTGAAACGATCTTCTTTAGATTTCGATGCAAAGGGGCAGCATCGAGAATCTGGAAAATTAATTGCAGAGATACTCTGCCAAACTTTAAATGTATTGTGGGTACCCCACATAAGCTTGCCCAGTTTTTATGCCTCAGTGGCAAATGTGTCATGGCTATCGTTCATTACAGTGGCAAATGTGTCATAACTATCTTTCATTACAGTGGCAAATGTGTCGTGGCCATTGTGCGTAAGCTTACCAAGGGTTATCGTCATTTCAGTGGCAAATGTGTCATGGCTATCGTGCGTAAGCTTACCCAGTGTTTATGCTTAAGACACAAGCGTTTTGACAGTGATATGCTGTTGGAGGAATATTCGGTATATCCTCGTCTTTCTGACAGCTTTATTTCTCATCACTTCATTTTACTGAAATGCTTGCTGATAAATTTTGCTTCTCAGGTattcaaaaaatattcaaaggCAGAGCTGGGTCGTGCAACTAATGATTTCCGCGATGAGATTGGAAGGGGCGGTGCTGGTTCAGTGTATCGTGGGAAACTGGATGATGGGCAGGAAGTGGCCATCAAGTGGGCAAATGTAATTGAAGATGGATGGGGATACAAGATGTTCATCAGCGAGATCCAAACTCTCCGTCATTACCGTCATAACAATGTTATTCGGTTGTTGGGATTTCACGCAAGACGTAGTGAGTGCGCCCTAGTCTACGAGTACATGAACAATGGCTCGCTGTACTCACACCTTCACACTATCAGAAACCCAACTTTCATGTTGTGGAATGCACGGATCAAGGTGGCACTGGATGTCGCTAGGGGAATTGAGTACTTGCATGAATTTGCAGGTCCTCGAATTGTACACCGAGACATCAAGTCAGCAAACATCTTGCTAGATGAAAACTGGACTGCCAAACTTTCAGATTTTGGACTCTCCGTACTTCTTCCCAAGGGTGTAGATGAGTTTGAGCAGGATCGGGTTGCTGGCACCCTTGGTTATCTGGATCCAGAATATTTCCACACCCGAATGCTAACGACTAAGAGCGACGTGTATGCCTATGGCATTGTGTTGCTTGAGTTGTTATCTGGATGCAAAGTACTGGATAGGAATGAAGATGGCGAGAGATTGATAGTGAACACCATAGTTCCATGCATCCTTCAGGGCAACATCGGCCAGGCTCTGGACCCATACATGCCAACTCCGGCCCCGTTCGAGATGATTGCAGTGGAAGATATGGCTAACCTCGCTGTGGATTGTGTTCGGGGACGAGCTTTTGACCGGGCCTCGATGAGTTGTGTAGTGGACCGCCTAAGAAGTGCTTTGGCTCAATTCCCATCCGAATTGAGTGATAACACGGAAACTAGTAGATCTTGCAAATCAAGTCCATATACTCATCTCCCGTTgagtggagaaaatattcagtag
- the LOC120286717 gene encoding toll/interleukin-1 receptor-like protein isoform X2: MATASSSSSSSSSCAAIPPWDYDVFISFRGDDSRAGFVSHLDRELRRKEVRVSIDYELERGEKIDSALERKIESSRIAIVVFSPKFADSTWCLWELSKILEMKHSRGQLVRPVFLGVEPSHVRKQTGVFAEIMVRHEEVFGDGSETVKKWRHALSEAANLSGWPLGNSLESELIQKIVEEVSSKLHRPYLDEASSHS; this comes from the exons ATGGCGactgcatcatcatcatcttcttcttcctcgtcttGTGCCGCCATCCCTCCATGGGACTACGACGTCTTCATCAGCTTCCGAGGCGACGACTCTCGCGCGGGCTTCGTCAGCCACCTCGACAGAGAGCTCCGCCGTAAGGAAGTCCGCGTCTCTATTGACTACGAGCTCGAACGGGGAGAGAAGATCGATAGCGCGCTGGAGCGGAAGATCGAGAGCTCTAGGATCGCGATCGTTGTCTTCTCCCCCAAATTCGCCGACTCCACCTGGTGCTTGTGGGAGCTGTCCAAGATTCTCGAGATGAAGCACTCGAGAGGGCAACTAGTCCGGCCGGTGTTCCTCGGCGTTGAACCGAGCCACGTGCGGAAGCAGACCGGCGTCTTTGCCGAGATTATGGTGAGGCATGAGGAGGTTTTTGGCGATGGTTCGGAGACAGTGAAAAAGTGGAGACACGCGCTGAGCGAAGCGGCCAATTTGTCCGGATGGCCTTTAGGCAACAG TCTTGAATCTGAACTTATCCAGAAGATTGTTGAAGAAGTTTCAAGCAAGCTACACCGCCCGTACTTGGATGAGGCATCCAGTCACTCTTGA
- the LOC120286717 gene encoding disease resistance protein RUN1-like isoform X1 — MRHPVTLDKHIQAVRMSLHAEDDGVRVVGICGIGGIGKTTIAKAIYNMIADQFEGSSFLANVREISRRYGLRKLREALLRDILGDKTIKVGYIQIGVDLIRQKLGNKRVLLVLDDVDCMDQVRDLMGERSWLGQGSRIMLTTRDEEILVAQSAEIYKVGELNHDDALQLFSLNAFQKPFPTKGDPYPLLYYRFVHYAKGLPLALIVLGSFLSGKSTEEWRRTLERLSATPGDHIDEILKISFDGLETHEQAIFLDIACFFNGEDKIKVIKAFDHCNFYPESGLDILSQKSLTYMESNKIWMHNLLQEMGREIVRRESPKNPGRRSRLWSYEDILKVLRDNLVIFPTIRSVFSCSLKLCCLKFNGGMEL; from the coding sequence ATGAGGCATCCAGTCACTCTTGACAAACATATACAAGCTGTTAGAATGTCATTGCATGCAGAGGACGATGGCGTTCGCGTGGTGGGTATCTGCGGGATTGGTGGAATAGGCAAGACAACTATTGCTAAAGCTATATACAATATGATTGCTGATCAATTCGAAGGTAGTAGCTTTCTGGCAAATGTTAGAGAAATTTCTAGGCGGTATGGCCTACGTAAACTGCGGGAAGCTCTACTTCGTGACATTTTGGGGGACAAAACCATTAAGGTTGGCTACATTCAGATAGGTGTAGATTTGATCAGGCAGAAGCTTGGCAATAAAAGAGTTCTATtagttcttgatgatgtggattgcATGGACCAAGTAAGGGACTTAATGGGTGAAAGAAGTTGGCTTGGTCAAGGGAGCAGAATAATGTTAACGACGAGAGATGAAGAAATACTAGTCGCTCAAAGTGCAGAAATCTATAAGGTTGGTGAACTGAATCATGATGATGCTCTTCAACTTTTCAGCTTGAATGCCTTTCAGAAACCATTCCCTACAAAAGGAGACCCCTACCCGCTTCTCTACTATAGATTTGTTCACTATGCCAAAGGTCTCCCTTTGGCTCTTATTGTATTGGGATCTTTCTTGAGTGGTAAGAGCACTGAAGAATGGAGGCGTACATTAGAAAGATTGAGTGCCACTCCTGGCGACCATATTGATGAGATTCTGAAAATTAGTTTTGATGGATTGGAAACTCATGAACAAGCTATATTTCTTGACATCGCTTGTTTCTTTAATGGGGAAGACAAAATTAAGGTAATAAAGGCTTTTGACCACTGTAACTTTTATCCAGAGAGTGGGCTTGACATTCTCTCTCAAAAATCTCTTACATACATGGAGTCAAACAAGATATGGATGCACAACTTGCTTCAAGAAATGGGTCGAGAAATCGTGCGTCGAGAATCTCCTAAAAATCCTGGAAGACGTAGCAGACTCTGGTCTTATGAGGATATTCTAAAAGTGTTACGGgataatttggtaatttttcctacAATAAGATCtgtattttcttgttctttaaaACTATGttgtttaaaatttaatggagGTATGGAACTATAG